In one window of Sphingomonas glaciei DNA:
- a CDS encoding histidine phosphatase family protein, whose translation MQPTSHWPQRLYLVRHGQSQGNVARDRSEAEGLATIGIDMRDVDVPLSDLGHQQADAAGRWFAVLPEGEKPEVILSSPYLRARQTARAICEAGGLAGGRARTVIDERLREREFGVFDGLTALGIRQNYPEEAAHRARLGKFYHRPPGGESWADVILRLRSAMNSINLHYNGRRVLIVCHQVVVLCMRYVLEELEEHDILAIDKAADILNCGICAFDFEVQELDCAPKLALWNHAAPLEEQGAPVTAAPDQMVGSR comes from the coding sequence TTGCAGCCGACAAGCCACTGGCCCCAGCGCCTGTACCTCGTCCGCCACGGCCAGAGCCAGGGCAATGTCGCGCGCGACCGCTCGGAGGCCGAGGGGCTGGCGACCATCGGAATCGACATGCGCGACGTCGACGTGCCCCTGTCCGACCTCGGCCACCAGCAGGCCGATGCCGCCGGGCGCTGGTTCGCCGTCTTGCCCGAGGGCGAGAAGCCCGAGGTGATCCTCTCCTCGCCCTATCTTCGGGCCCGCCAGACCGCCCGCGCGATCTGCGAGGCGGGCGGGCTTGCCGGCGGCCGGGCCCGCACCGTCATCGACGAACGCCTGCGCGAACGTGAATTCGGAGTATTCGACGGCCTCACCGCGCTCGGCATCCGCCAAAATTATCCCGAGGAAGCCGCCCACCGCGCCCGGCTCGGCAAATTCTATCACCGTCCGCCCGGCGGTGAGAGCTGGGCCGACGTGATCCTGCGGCTGCGCTCGGCGATGAATTCGATCAACCTCCACTATAATGGGCGGCGCGTGCTGATCGTCTGCCACCAGGTGGTGGTGCTGTGCATGCGCTACGTGCTGGAGGAGTTGGAGGAGCACGACATCCTGGCGATCGACAAAGCGGCCGACATCCTGAACTGCGGGATCTGCGCCTTCGACTTCGAGGTGCAAGAGCTCGACTGCGCACCCAAGCTGGCGCTGTGGAACCATGCCGCCCCGCTCGAGGAGCAGGGCGCTCCGGTTACCGCCGCGCCCGACCAGATGGTGGGCAGCCGGTGA
- a CDS encoding DUF2312 domain-containing protein — protein MSDGNVAADQLRLLIERIERLEEEKKGVADDIKDVYAEAKATGFDTKTMRKVVGLRKMEKHARDEADALLETYRNALGLH, from the coding sequence ATGTCCGACGGCAACGTCGCGGCCGACCAGCTGCGCCTTTTGATCGAGCGCATCGAGCGTCTGGAAGAAGAAAAGAAGGGCGTCGCGGACGACATCAAGGACGTCTACGCCGAAGCCAAGGCTACCGGGTTCGACACCAAGACGATGCGCAAGGTCGTCGGCCTGCGGAAGATGGAAAAGCATGCCCGCGACGAAGCGGATGCCTTGCTGGAGACCTATCGCAACGCGCTCGGTCTGCACTAA
- a CDS encoding DUF1003 domain-containing protein, translated as MLLSWMLLNSEVLNRFGRAFDPYPFIFLNLLLSTLAAVQAPIIMMSQNRQAAKDRLAAQLDYETNLRAELELLRLHHKVDELLAARGERHFEALHRKIDLLLSAKIEPDGQAG; from the coding sequence GTGCTGCTGTCCTGGATGCTGCTCAACAGCGAGGTGCTCAATCGCTTCGGGCGGGCATTCGACCCCTACCCCTTTATCTTCCTTAATCTCCTGCTCTCGACGCTGGCCGCGGTGCAGGCGCCGATCATCATGATGAGCCAGAATCGACAGGCCGCCAAGGACCGGCTGGCGGCACAGCTCGACTATGAGACCAACCTTCGGGCCGAACTCGAACTGCTGCGACTGCATCACAAGGTCGACGAGCTGCTAGCCGCCCGGGGGGAGCGCCATTTCGAGGCACTGCACCGCAAGATCGACCTGTTGCTGTCCGCCAAGATTGAGCCTGACGGCCAAGCTGGCTAG
- a CDS encoding NAD(P)H-hydrate dehydratase, translated as MSEPVELDPDTLKRYPLPPIAGGDKDERGSILIIAGSREVSGAALLTAMGAMRSGAGRLQIVTVASAAPGLSISMPEAMVTGMAEGRDGGFAPSTVKPIAERAAQADVVVAGPGMRGNKSTEALAEALVGGGQPLVLDAALLHALPARRGEVQRAECPTILLPHSGEMASLLGCDEAEVDADPVAAGRRCTERYDCLTLVKGVQSHIVAPDGRAFRYPGGGPGLGVSGSGDTLAGIVGGLLARRADPLAALLWGVWCHGEAGRRLGERIGTLGFLAREIPGEVPGILRDGGML; from the coding sequence GTGAGCGAGCCGGTCGAGCTCGATCCCGACACCCTGAAGCGCTATCCGCTCCCGCCGATCGCCGGCGGCGACAAGGACGAGCGCGGTTCGATCCTGATCATCGCCGGCAGCCGCGAGGTGTCGGGCGCAGCGCTGTTGACCGCGATGGGCGCCATGCGCTCGGGGGCGGGTCGCCTGCAGATCGTGACCGTCGCCAGCGCCGCGCCGGGCCTGTCGATCTCGATGCCCGAAGCAATGGTCACCGGCATGGCCGAGGGCCGCGACGGCGGGTTCGCGCCCTCGACGGTCAAGCCGATCGCCGAGCGCGCCGCGCAGGCCGACGTGGTGGTCGCCGGCCCAGGCATGCGCGGCAACAAGTCGACCGAGGCACTGGCAGAGGCGCTGGTCGGCGGCGGCCAGCCGCTGGTGCTCGACGCTGCCCTCCTCCACGCGCTTCCCGCCCGGCGCGGGGAAGTGCAGCGGGCCGAGTGCCCGACCATCCTCCTTCCTCACTCCGGCGAAATGGCCAGCCTGCTCGGGTGTGATGAAGCGGAGGTCGACGCCGATCCCGTCGCCGCCGGCCGCCGCTGCACCGAGCGTTACGATTGCCTGACACTGGTCAAGGGCGTGCAAAGCCACATCGTTGCGCCTGACGGGCGCGCGTTTCGCTATCCGGGCGGCGGGCCCGGCCTCGGCGTCTCGGGATCGGGCGACACGCTGGCGGGGATCGTCGGCGGCCTGCTGGCCCGCCGCGCCGACCCGCTGGCCGCCCTGCTGTGGGGCGTGTGGTGCCATGGCGAGGCCGGACGCCGCTTGGGCGAGAGGATCGGCACCCTCGGCTTCCTGGCGCGCGAGATACCGGGCGAGGTGCCTGGAATCTTGCGCGACGGCGGAATGCTCTAG
- a CDS encoding YbjQ family protein: protein MIITTTSTLDGRPVRDYLGLVGGEVIVGANVIKDVFASVTDFLGGRSGAYESSIQEARAQAMQEMEASARRLGADAILAVDFDYEVIGKSGSMLMVCACGTAVKL from the coding sequence ATGATCATCACCACCACCTCGACGCTCGATGGGCGGCCGGTTCGCGACTATCTCGGCCTGGTCGGGGGCGAAGTGATTGTCGGCGCCAACGTCATCAAGGACGTGTTCGCCTCGGTCACCGACTTTCTCGGCGGCCGCTCGGGCGCCTACGAATCATCGATCCAGGAAGCCCGCGCCCAGGCGATGCAGGAAATGGAAGCATCGGCCCGACGGCTCGGCGCCGATGCGATCCTGGCGGTCGACTTCGATTATGAGGTGATCGGGAAGTCGGGCTCGATGCTGATGGTCTGCGCTTGCGGCACCGCGGTGAAGCTCTGA
- the ruvA gene encoding Holliday junction branch migration protein RuvA, which yields MIARLAGTLAELSADSAVIDVRGVGYLVLASGRTLGSLPAVGGDVILLTELQVREDSMTLFAFGSAAEREAFRQLTSVQGVGGRLALAILTILSPDELARAVSAGDKAMIARASGVGPKLAQRIALELQGKLGLPAALGPGTPAAANPATNDALSALANLGFKPAEAAQAVAAAAEELGPDGTLDALVRLALRKAAK from the coding sequence ATGATCGCCCGCCTTGCCGGCACCCTTGCCGAACTTTCCGCCGACAGCGCCGTGATCGACGTGCGCGGGGTCGGCTATCTCGTGCTGGCGAGTGGCCGGACGCTGGGCTCGCTCCCGGCCGTCGGCGGCGACGTCATCCTGCTGACCGAGCTCCAGGTCCGCGAGGACAGCATGACCCTGTTCGCCTTCGGCTCGGCCGCCGAGCGTGAGGCGTTCCGCCAATTGACGAGTGTGCAGGGCGTCGGCGGCCGGCTGGCGCTGGCGATCCTCACCATCCTCTCGCCCGACGAGCTGGCCCGTGCCGTCTCGGCAGGCGACAAGGCAATGATCGCGCGCGCCAGCGGCGTCGGTCCGAAGCTCGCCCAACGCATCGCGCTCGAATTGCAGGGCAAGCTCGGGCTTCCGGCAGCGCTCGGCCCGGGCACCCCTGCTGCGGCCAATCCGGCCACCAACGACGCACTGTCCGCCCTTGCCAATCTCGGCTTCAAACCCGCCGAAGCCGCCCAAGCCGTCGCCGCCGCCGCGGAGGAACTGGGTCCCGACGGAACGCTCGACGCGCTGGTCCGCCTCGCCCTGCGAAAGGCGGCGAAGTGA
- the ruvC gene encoding crossover junction endodeoxyribonuclease RuvC has product MIILGLDPSLSSCGWGIIRAEGNRLTHLANGQIKTKASLPLATRLAELAGALEAIVLEHQPAAAAAEEVFVNKNPASTLKLAQARGVALMCAARGGLEVGEYAPSVVKKAVVGSGGASKDQVHAMVAMLLPGATIAGEDAADALAVAITHAHHLASARRGIR; this is encoded by the coding sequence GTGATCATCCTCGGCCTCGACCCCTCGCTGTCGTCGTGCGGGTGGGGGATCATCCGGGCCGAGGGCAACCGCCTGACCCACCTCGCCAACGGGCAGATCAAGACCAAGGCCAGCCTTCCGCTGGCGACCCGGCTGGCCGAGCTGGCCGGGGCGCTGGAAGCGATCGTCCTCGAACACCAGCCGGCTGCCGCCGCCGCCGAGGAAGTATTCGTCAACAAAAACCCGGCGTCGACCCTCAAGCTCGCCCAGGCGCGCGGGGTGGCGTTGATGTGCGCGGCGCGCGGCGGGCTGGAAGTCGGCGAATATGCCCCTTCGGTGGTCAAGAAGGCGGTGGTCGGCAGCGGCGGGGCGTCCAAGGACCAGGTCCATGCGATGGTCGCGATGCTGCTGCCAGGCGCCACGATCGCTGGCGAGGATGCGGCGGACGCACTGGCGGTGGCGATCACCCACGCCCATCATCTCGCCAGCGCGCGGCGCGGCATACGTTGA
- a CDS encoding GFA family protein, which translates to MASDPDRNDRDEHRASCRCGKLTAVASGDPVRVSVCHCLNCQKRTGSAFAMQARWPGDRVTTSGNPGVFRKVGDSGNWADFHFCPDCGSDVWFVNGGPTLHPAAADSIAIPLGAFDDPHFATPQFSVFESRKHEWLEINGPGIHHD; encoded by the coding sequence ATGGCGTCTGACCCCGACCGGAACGACCGGGACGAGCACCGCGCCTCCTGCCGCTGCGGCAAGCTGACAGCGGTCGCCTCGGGCGATCCGGTGCGCGTGTCGGTCTGCCATTGCCTCAATTGCCAGAAGCGCACCGGAAGCGCGTTTGCGATGCAGGCCCGGTGGCCGGGCGACCGGGTAACAACGAGCGGCAATCCAGGCGTCTTCCGCAAGGTCGGCGACAGCGGCAATTGGGCCGACTTTCACTTCTGCCCCGACTGCGGCTCCGACGTCTGGTTCGTGAATGGCGGGCCGACGCTGCACCCCGCGGCGGCCGACAGCATTGCCATCCCGCTCGGCGCCTTCGACGATCCGCATTTCGCCACCCCGCAATTTTCGGTGTTTGAGAGCCGCAAGCACGAATGGCTTGAGATTAACGGGCCAGGGATCCACCACGACTGA
- the pyk gene encoding pyruvate kinase — protein MSVGPRGRKVRILATLGPSSSSREMIAKLMACGADAFRINMSHGDQAAKAQLVDTIRSLEVEHKRPSCILFDLQGPKLRVGRFDGGSAQLDTGARFILDADEAPGSAKRVELPHPELFEAVREGDQLLIDDGKIRLRVAAVTANRIETIVEVGGKVSNNKGVNVPDVLVPIPALTEKDRDDLQFALSQGADFIALSFVQRAEDVEEARALIGDRAALMVKIEKPAAIERLEGILQHADAVMVARGDLGVELPAEAVPPLQKMIVARARELGKPVVVATQMLESMITSPTPTRAEVSDVANAIYDGADAIMLSAESAAGDFPVEAVAMMDRIGRSVEADPKYAERVHFTATPAEPNTADALAESAGNIANTVKVAAMVCYTSTGAIARRIARERGPVALLVMTASRTVARRMGLVWGVHAVHTRDVASFEEMVGKAKRMVLRHKLAEGGQRVIIMAGVPFGTAGSTNVLHVVRVVGDELDDYGVS, from the coding sequence ATGTCGGTAGGACCGCGCGGACGCAAGGTCAGGATTCTCGCCACCTTGGGACCCTCCTCGAGCAGCCGGGAAATGATCGCCAAGTTGATGGCGTGCGGGGCGGACGCCTTTCGCATCAACATGAGCCATGGCGACCAGGCCGCCAAGGCGCAGCTGGTGGACACGATTCGTTCACTCGAGGTCGAGCACAAGCGTCCGAGCTGCATTTTGTTCGACTTGCAGGGGCCCAAGCTGCGCGTCGGTCGCTTCGACGGCGGGTCGGCGCAGCTCGACACCGGTGCGCGCTTCATCCTCGATGCCGACGAGGCGCCCGGATCGGCCAAGCGGGTCGAGCTTCCGCACCCCGAACTGTTCGAAGCGGTCCGCGAAGGCGACCAGCTGCTGATCGACGACGGCAAGATCCGCCTGCGGGTCGCGGCGGTGACCGCCAACCGGATCGAGACCATCGTCGAGGTTGGCGGCAAGGTCAGCAACAACAAGGGCGTCAACGTCCCCGACGTGCTGGTGCCGATCCCGGCGCTGACCGAAAAGGATCGCGACGACCTGCAGTTCGCGTTGAGCCAGGGCGCCGACTTCATCGCGCTGAGCTTCGTCCAGCGGGCCGAAGACGTCGAGGAGGCGCGCGCGCTGATCGGCGACCGCGCCGCGCTGATGGTCAAGATCGAGAAGCCGGCGGCGATCGAGCGGCTGGAAGGCATCCTCCAGCATGCCGACGCGGTGATGGTCGCGCGCGGCGACCTCGGCGTCGAACTTCCGGCCGAAGCGGTCCCGCCGCTGCAGAAGATGATCGTCGCCCGCGCCCGCGAACTCGGCAAGCCGGTGGTGGTCGCTACCCAGATGCTGGAAAGCATGATCACCTCCCCGACCCCGACCCGGGCCGAAGTGAGCGACGTCGCCAACGCCATCTACGACGGCGCCGATGCGATCATGCTGTCGGCCGAAAGCGCTGCCGGCGACTTCCCGGTCGAAGCGGTGGCGATGATGGACCGGATCGGCCGCTCGGTCGAAGCCGACCCCAAATATGCCGAGCGGGTGCACTTCACCGCCACCCCGGCCGAGCCCAATACCGCCGACGCGCTGGCTGAAAGCGCGGGCAACATCGCCAACACGGTCAAGGTCGCGGCGATGGTCTGCTATACCTCGACCGGCGCGATCGCCCGCCGCATCGCCCGGGAGCGCGGACCGGTGGCGCTGCTGGTGATGACGGCCAGCCGCACCGTGGCGCGCCGGATGGGCCTGGTGTGGGGCGTCCACGCGGTCCACACCCGTGACGTCGCCAGCTTCGAGGAGATGGTCGGCAAGGCCAAGCGCATGGTGCTCCGCCACAAGCTAGCCGAGGGCGGTCAGCGGGTGATCATCATGGCCGGCGTGCCGTTCGGGACGGCCGGCTCGACCAACGTGCTGCACGTGGTTCGGGTGGTCGGCGACGAACTCGATGACTACGGGGTGAGCTAG
- a CDS encoding YebC/PmpR family DNA-binding transcriptional regulator: MAGHSKFKNIMHRKGAQDKKRSGMFSKLSREITVAAKMGMPDPDMNPRLRAAVNAAKAQSMPKDNIQRAIDKASKGDAENYEEVRYEGYGPNGVAIIVEALTDNRNRTATNVRTAFSKNGGNLGASGSVAHGFERLGLIEYSAAVGDEDKVMEAAIEAGADDVQSDEDGHQIWTQQDGMHDVAKALEAALGPADAVKLAWKPTLNTEVSGEAVATLMKLVDALEDDDDVQTVWGNYDISDDELAKLG; the protein is encoded by the coding sequence ATGGCCGGCCATTCCAAATTCAAAAATATCATGCACCGCAAGGGGGCGCAGGACAAAAAGCGCTCGGGCATGTTCTCCAAGCTCAGCCGCGAGATCACCGTCGCGGCCAAGATGGGAATGCCCGATCCCGACATGAACCCGCGCCTGCGCGCCGCGGTCAATGCCGCCAAAGCGCAGTCGATGCCCAAGGACAATATCCAGCGCGCGATCGACAAGGCGAGCAAGGGCGACGCGGAGAATTACGAGGAAGTCCGCTACGAGGGCTATGGCCCCAATGGCGTGGCGATCATCGTCGAGGCGCTGACCGACAACCGCAACCGCACCGCCACCAACGTCCGCACCGCCTTTTCCAAGAACGGCGGCAATCTCGGCGCGAGCGGAAGCGTGGCCCACGGCTTCGAGCGGCTTGGCCTGATTGAATATTCCGCCGCTGTCGGCGACGAGGACAAGGTGATGGAGGCCGCGATCGAAGCCGGCGCCGACGACGTCCAGAGCGACGAGGACGGCCACCAGATCTGGACCCAGCAGGACGGGATGCACGACGTCGCAAAAGCGCTCGAAGCGGCGCTCGGGCCCGCGGACGCGGTCAAGCTGGCATGGAAGCCGACCCTCAACACCGAAGTGTCGGGCGAGGCGGTGGCGACCCTGATGAAGCTGGTCGACGCACTTGAGGACGATGACGACGTCCAGACCGTGTGGGGCAATTACGACATTTCGGACGACGAACTGGCGAAGCTCGGCTAA